Below is a genomic region from Streptomyces puniciscabiei.
CAGACCGCGAGCGCCGCGGTGTCGTCCTGAAGACCCTTGTGGCTGTAGGCCAGCAGGTCGTCGTGGAGGCGTGCGAGCAGCTCCGCCGGCGGGAGGGGACCCCAGCAGCGCAGGCGGTCTAGCAGCGGGTAGAAGGCGCCCGTCGCGTCCCGCGTCTCCGTGACACCGTCCGTGTACAGCAACAGCAGATCGCCGGGCCGGAACGAGTGGGTGTCGAGGTGATACGGGTCCTCGACCAGCATGCCGAGGTTCAGGGGCGGCGCCGGGCGCCCGCCGTCCAGTTCGCGCACCTCGCCGGCCCGGAGCCGGACGGGTGGCGGATGGCCGCAGTTGACGATGCGGACGATGTGGTCGTCGGCAGGGATCTCGGCGAAGACCGCGGTGACGAACCGTTCGCTCGTCTCCGTCCCGCCGAGCTGCGTCGCCCTGCGGCGCATACTCGTGTCCACCCGGTCGGCCAGCGCGAGCAGATCGGGTTCGTCGTACGCCACCTCGCGGAACGCCCCGAGCAAGGCGGCCGCGGTCTCGACCGCCACCAGTCCCTTGCCGCGGACGTCCCCGATGAGCAGGCGGACTCCGAACCGGGTGGGGACCGCCTCGTAGAGGTCGCCGCCGATACGTGCCTCGGCGGCGGCGGAGAGGTACAGGCTCTGCAGACGGAGGTTGCCGATCCGGTGCGGCAGGGGGCGGAGCAGCACGCGCTGCGCGGTCTCGGCCACGAACCGCACGTCGGCGAGCGTGCGTTCACGCCGGATCCGGTGGGCGGCCAGGATCGCGCCGAGGCCGCCCACCAGGGCCGTACAGATGTAGGACGCGATGTAGTGACGGTCCCACAGATAGCCGGCGGACCGGCCGGCACAGCAGGGAGTACCGGCCAGCACCGCTTCGAGGCCGACGGCGAACACCGTGGCGGCGCCGACGACCACGGGCCCGTGGCCGAAGGCGGCCAGTACGGGCACGGCGATCAGCGCGAAGCTCACCGGCCAGTCGACGGGCGTGAGCGGCTCCACCAGCAGCACGGCCGCCACGTACAGGACGGGCAGCCAGCGCAGCCACGCCGGAGGGGCCGGTACCCGGGGCTGTGTGGTTCCGTCCTGCTCCGGCTCCCGGCCGGTCCGTCCGTGCTGCACCCGTCCAGCCTGGTGTGCCGCGCCCCCGTACCCCCGTGATTGCTCCACTCAACGGCATGTTCCCGCGGTCAGCTCCGTCCCCGTGCCGAGGAGGAGCCGCCGAAGCCGATCGCGAAGACGTGCAGGCCCCCGGCGGCGA
It encodes:
- a CDS encoding PP2C family protein-serine/threonine phosphatase yields the protein MQHGRTGREPEQDGTTQPRVPAPPAWLRWLPVLYVAAVLLVEPLTPVDWPVSFALIAVPVLAAFGHGPVVVGAATVFAVGLEAVLAGTPCCAGRSAGYLWDRHYIASYICTALVGGLGAILAAHRIRRERTLADVRFVAETAQRVLLRPLPHRIGNLRLQSLYLSAAAEARIGGDLYEAVPTRFGVRLLIGDVRGKGLVAVETAAALLGAFREVAYDEPDLLALADRVDTSMRRRATQLGGTETSERFVTAVFAEIPADDHIVRIVNCGHPPPVRLRAGEVRELDGGRPAPPLNLGMLVEDPYHLDTHSFRPGDLLLLYTDGVTETRDATGAFYPLLDRLRCWGPLPPAELLARLHDDLLAYSHKGLQDDTAALAVCQLPVEPPEDPPAG